TTGTCGCTTGTTTAATAAAGTTTTTATCGGTGATGGTGATATCAGGCATGTACATCGAACCTGTGATCGAAAAAGGTACCGAGTTATTGTCGACGTGGAACATGTGAGAGCCATTGATCGGTGCTGCACCAAGAATGTTATTGGCGTTTCCATAGTTGGCTGGGGCAATTCCGAAATCAGTCACAAGGTCGGCTTGGATATTCGCATGACACCAAATACAGGAAAGCGGTCTGCTGACAGCTAAAGCTGGGTACATGCTCATTACATAGTTATCGACGTGTACTCCAAAAGTTTTTGTATCTGTAGTAACACCATCACTGACTGTTAACGTGATAAGAGTCGTGTCGGAAGCAGAAGCGTGGGCTGCACCCATTTGCAAAGACAAAGTTCCCGTCGTTCCAGAGACGCTGCAGTTTGCGACATCTACATAATAACCATCCGCTGTCGTCGCGGAGCAAGTGAGAGTTTGTGGATCTGGAAAAGTTGCTCCACCAGGATTTGTCGTAAAGTTTAAATCAAAGATCGCATTGGCAAAACATTTGTTACCGCATTTCTCTGCGACAGTGCCATTCGTTCCAGGCCATGCGGTGATTTGTGGAACTTCATTCACAAAATTCACAGTGATGGCAACTTCTGAAGAAGCCGAATGCGGAGTGGGAACAACGTTGTCAGAGAACTGCACTTTCACCTTACAAGGTCCGCCATTGTAATCGGAACTGTTGTAACGATTGAAATAGTGGGCGGTCGGTTGGAATGTCAAAGCGCCCGTTGTGGCATCGATACTCACAGTTCCATAATCAGAACACTTTGGTGACGAAGCTGCTGGCAAAGAATAAGTGCCGCGACTCTCTTCGTTAGAGTTCACTTGAGCGTCTACAAATAAAACTGTCGCGCTCACATTGCGATTTAAGGACGCGGTTGTTGGAACTGTGAGAGTTGGAACAGAAGTGTCCAGATTGAATGTCACTTGATTGCTTTGAGAAATATTCCCGGCTTCGTCACGCACCCACATCGTCAAAGTATGAGTGCCATCTGGCCCGGCGACTGAAACGTAGTTTGTACCTGTCGCGCAGTTCATCCAGTCGGCATCAGTCAAAGCAGGTGCCGGAGCTCCGTCTTGTCTAAAAATAACTTTGTAAAACGAATCCGAATTTTGATTGAGATCATCGCAAGACGCGATGTCAACCCCTACGGGACTGTCTTGAATAGAACCGAACGCCAAGCTGATTGAAGGTGTTGAAGGGTTGGTTTGATCGAGCGTATAGGGGAGAGGATAAGGATAACAAAATGTATTTCCTGCGGCGTCTTCAGAAAGAACGCTCCACGAATAAGAGCCTTCTGCTGTCAGCGCATTGCCAATAGGAAAATGAAATTCTCCGGAATCTTTATCTGCTGTGGTGTTTGCTAATATCTGTCCTGAGCAGGTGATGGAATTATAAAGTGTGACGATGGCTTTAGGCTCCGTGACCCCGTCAATAATAGGACGTGGATCAGGACTGACGGCGGCAGGAAGAATGGTTGCCGTGCCAATGGTGGGCAGAATGTCGTCAAAAATCACTTCGAAGGTGTCTGAGCTTTCTGATTTTTCCCCGTATTGTCCTAAGGCTGCACCTTTAGGAAGATTTAAAGAGACAAGTCCTTGTCCTTTGGGAGTGAGGTGAACAATGTAAGTTGTTTCATCGACTTTCGTGATACTCGTGATGTCGGCGTTCATCAATTGAAATTCACTTTCAACCAACGTTTGAGGCGCACGATTGAATTTCAAGGTCACTTTGATATCTGAATTGTTTGTGTAATAAGCAAGGGAGTCTGCAGCTTTAAGATTAGGAATAAGAGAGGTCGCACTGATATCGCCTCTCAGTGTACATCCTCCTAAAATAAACAGGAGTATAAATATGAATGTTACAGATACGTCCCGGGTATTCATCTTTATGGTTCCTAAACATGTACTTATATATCGGCATAAATGTTCGCTCAGTTGAGCAAAATGTTCCCATTTCGAATAAAAGAAATGTGGGTCATTTACCGTGACTCATTTCGAGTCACGGTAATCTGCATATGGTACATGTGTAGGACAAGGAGACGACGTTTACTTTTTCTTCTGCATTCTTTGCCACTCTGTTTTTGTGACAATACCTACAGTTTCTGTATTTGGATCGAAAACGATTTTGACGTCACCGTTATCTAACTGCTTTTTGATTTGTTTGAATTTGGTTTCAAACGCGGCTTCTTCGCGACCGTAATCGGTTCCTTCTCTTAGAATGAAATTTTCAATAATCCCATGCAGAGCTTCAGGACTGATGTCGCTTGCGGAAACTTCGATGGGCGGTTGCTGGTTTTCTTTGTCAAAACTCATAGTGTTTGAATCTCTTTTTGCACGCGAAGTTCATTGGAAACTTTTTGGATGTCTTCCGGAATTTCAACAAGAACACCGCGAGGAATCTCTTGCTCGATTTTGGATTTATGCATCCATGCAAGGAATTCTCTCTCAGAGCCTCGGCAGATCATTTGGCGGTCTTTGCCTTTTTCTTGAAGCTGGTCTCCGACAACACGTGCGGCATTTATTTTTTGTGCCGGGGTTTTTCGCATCAAAAGATAACTCATTGTGAGTGTGCGATTTTTCATAGGAAGCTGTTCTTCCATTTTATTAAACCATTCAGGAGCGGCGAAATGAACTCGATCATGACACCAGTCCGTTTTAGATTGCGTGAGCAAAGGACAAAGCCCTTCGTGTGTGCACGGAGCCCAGGCGTGATAGCCATTGTCTAAAAGCTTTTGACGAAGCTGCAAAAGTTTTCTGCCATCTTGCTGAGTAGAAGGTTCTACCAACATCAAGGCTTCGCATTGATAAGCCCAATCGGGGATATCGCTCAATTCAGTCAGTGAGTAAGAAAAAACCGCTAACGTTTTTTGAGGATCTTTAAGCCTAGGAGCACTGAAAGTGCGCTGCCATTCTTCGGCCTGAAACTGCGGAAAGAATTTTTCAATAATCTTTTGCGGTTCTGCCGCTCGCTCAATGAGTTGAAATTTGAACGAGCGTTTTTCTGAAAGTGCCAAAGACGCCGTAGCTAATCCTGCTCCAAAATCAATCACACGCTCAATACCTGAAAAGAAATTTCTTTTTTCTGCTTCTTCAATGATGCCGCGAAGGCGGGTCGCATTTAAAGGAAGATAATAACAAAGATAAGCCACTTGAGCCCACGTCTCGTGCCACGGTGTCGCGTCGTCAGGCTTATGAATAAAAAAATCCGATAAGGCCTGCACGCATTTTGCGAGAGTTTTGGATTCTTTCAACGTGAGCTGATAACTGGCCAGCGCTTTCGTTAAAGAATCCTCAAAAGAAGGCGGGTATGTGAATTGTCTTTGCATTGTTAAAATACTAACGGATCCGTGCGATTCAGGCAAAGATTTCGGCGCATCGGCGGTGTATTCCCGCAGAAAATCCAAGTAAAAATGGCTAAGGCTAGAAGCTCTTTCTATATCTGAATAGGAAAAACAAAAGGAAAGAACATGAATTCTCAAGACCGCCGCGAGACAACGTCAATTTGGATGGACACTCAAATTATGCCAAATTTTTTTCCGCTCTCCGACAATCTCAATGTGGATGTTTGTATTGTCGGAGGCGGAATGGCGGGATTGACCACGGCTTACTTGCTGATGAAGGAAGGGAAAAAAGTCTGTGTGGTTGAAGCCTATGGACTGGCCAGTGGCCAAACAGGACGGACGACAGCTCATTTCGTCACGGCTTTAGACGATAGATTTTTTGATATTGAAAAATACCACGGAGAAAAAGGAGCTGTCACCGCAGCACAAAGTCATCGTGCCGCTATTGATAAAGTAGAACAGATCGTCGCCTCGGAACAAATCGATTGTGAAATGGAAAATTTAGATGGCTTTTTGTTTGCGCAAGACGATCCACGTCCGAATGTTTTACGTCGTGAGATCGAAGCAGCTCAGCGTGCGGGTCTTAAAGACGTAGCTCTTCTTGAAAAAGTTCCTTTCCTTTCGTTTGATACAGGACCTTGTTTGAAGTTTGCAAATCAGATGCAGCTTCATCCTTTAAAATATTTAGCGGCTCTTGCCGAACGGATTACAAAAGGCGGCGGATTGATCTTCACCGGAACTCATGTCACCGAAGTTCACGGTGGCGATGAAGCTTTTGTAAAAACAGAATACGGTCATCGCGTTTATTGTAAATCCGTTGTTGTTGCGACGAATACTCCTGTGAATGATCTTGTCGCGATTCATACGAAGCAAGCTCCTTACAGAACTTACGTTTTGGGATTTCAAATTCCTGCGGGATCTGTTCCGAAAGCTCTTTACTGGGACACTCTCGATCCTTATCACTACATTCGCTTAGAAAAGGGACCTTCCGCAGAAACCGAAGTTCTTATTGTCGGCGGAGAAGACCATAAAACAGGACAAGAGAATCATCC
This region of Bdellovibrio sp. BCCA genomic DNA includes:
- a CDS encoding hemagglutinin, with the translated sequence MTLKFNRAPQTLVESEFQLMNADITSITKVDETTYIVHLTPKGQGLVSLNLPKGAALGQYGEKSESSDTFEVIFDDILPTIGTATILPAAVSPDPRPIIDGVTEPKAIVTLYNSITCSGQILANTTADKDSGEFHFPIGNALTAEGSYSWSVLSEDAAGNTFCYPYPLPYTLDQTNPSTPSISLAFGSIQDSPVGVDIASCDDLNQNSDSFYKVIFRQDGAPAPALTDADWMNCATGTNYVSVAGPDGTHTLTMWVRDEAGNISQSNQVTFNLDTSVPTLTVPTTASLNRNVSATVLFVDAQVNSNEESRGTYSLPAASSPKCSDYGTVSIDATTGALTFQPTAHYFNRYNSSDYNGGPCKVKVQFSDNVVPTPHSASSEVAITVNFVNEVPQITAWPGTNGTVAEKCGNKCFANAIFDLNFTTNPGGATFPDPQTLTCSATTADGYYVDVANCSVSGTTGTLSLQMGAAHASASDTTLITLTVSDGVTTDTKTFGVHVDNYVMSMYPALAVSRPLSCIWCHANIQADLVTDFGIAPANYGNANNILGAAPINGSHMFHVDNNSVPFSITGSMYMPDITITDKNFIKQATTNPNAAPINLKNFFTNPWNYYAPVTDAQGTIQMDGDGFVQVNPAPTAMPAWPVANIQGGITLKSAVKIRAPSDAEVLALDSSLSAGTTAFVYKGPNSKPGLSGLQIHDYGYGSFVRNSGTIVCYGSIIISGTLHLVNPDIQTDDVGCSIYVAGHVFIETTRNPAISYVGGATSPTLQITSSRNLHMGIGLYDLYAIRNSNNAYNDALKIANPANPSGLRDASDAALTIKSNDDAGAFEYMKCPLRPEHVTYLEAHYVSNGNYTACDPATDSAKCAWANALFNNWTGTVTGYNHLTTAPVIYRPSTNSLINMVEAYETMCRYNGGYQMTNYANYGWTWAGYWGEQPTKVGAATINTLRISTVFDHLRVNAQNVHSRYYGEFRGSVISPYALFAVGNLVFKYDTRLNSVVPYPKLMVPNPIFDVQ
- a CDS encoding YheU family protein, encoding MSFDKENQQPPIEVSASDISPEALHGIIENFILREGTDYGREEAAFETKFKQIKKQLDNGDVKIVFDPNTETVGIVTKTEWQRMQKKK
- a CDS encoding small ribosomal subunit Rsm22 family protein translates to MQRQFTYPPSFEDSLTKALASYQLTLKESKTLAKCVQALSDFFIHKPDDATPWHETWAQVAYLCYYLPLNATRLRGIIEEAEKRNFFSGIERVIDFGAGLATASLALSEKRSFKFQLIERAAEPQKIIEKFFPQFQAEEWQRTFSAPRLKDPQKTLAVFSYSLTELSDIPDWAYQCEALMLVEPSTQQDGRKLLQLRQKLLDNGYHAWAPCTHEGLCPLLTQSKTDWCHDRVHFAAPEWFNKMEEQLPMKNRTLTMSYLLMRKTPAQKINAARVVGDQLQEKGKDRQMICRGSEREFLAWMHKSKIEQEIPRGVLVEIPEDIQKVSNELRVQKEIQTL
- a CDS encoding FAD-dependent oxidoreductase, with the translated sequence MNSQDRRETTSIWMDTQIMPNFFPLSDNLNVDVCIVGGGMAGLTTAYLLMKEGKKVCVVEAYGLASGQTGRTTAHFVTALDDRFFDIEKYHGEKGAVTAAQSHRAAIDKVEQIVASEQIDCEMENLDGFLFAQDDPRPNVLRREIEAAQRAGLKDVALLEKVPFLSFDTGPCLKFANQMQLHPLKYLAALAERITKGGGLIFTGTHVTEVHGGDEAFVKTEYGHRVYCKSVVVATNTPVNDLVAIHTKQAPYRTYVLGFQIPAGSVPKALYWDTLDPYHYIRLEKGPSAETEVLIVGGEDHKTGQENHPEERFKKIESWTRARFPMVEDILYQWSGQVMEPVDGMAFIGRNPMDKDNVYIITGDSGNGMTHSTLGAILVTDLIMGRENSWEDLYNPSRISLKASAEFLKENGNVAAQYGDWVTTKPKTPLADLQEGEGTVFRAGAKMVAAYKDDSGDMHFMSAACTHLGCLVGWNNVEKSWDCPCHGSRFDCAGKVIEGPAIADLKKLDLLTEEPRPSKDLRL